The Chelonia mydas isolate rCheMyd1 chromosome 3, rCheMyd1.pri.v2, whole genome shotgun sequence genome includes a region encoding these proteins:
- the ADSS2 gene encoding adenylosuccinate synthetase isozyme 2 isoform X3, producing MSENGASAPPVPNGECAARPPGNKVTVVLGAQWGDEGKGKLVDLLAQDADIVCRCQGGNNAGHTVVVDSVEYDFHLLPSGIINPKVIAFIGNGVVIHLPGLFEEAEKNVKKGKGLEGWEKRLIISDRAHIVFDFHQAADGIQEQQRQEQAGKNLGTTKKGIGPVYSSKAARSGLRMCDLVSDFGEFSERFKVLANQYKAIYPTLEIDLEGELKKLKGYIERIKPMVRDGVYFIHEALHGPPKKILVEGANAALLDIDFGTYPFVTSSNCTVGGVCTGLGMPPQNVGEVYGVVKAYTTRVGIGAFPTEQDNEIGELLQTRGKEVGVTTGRKRRCGWLDLVLLRYAHMINGFTALAVTKLDILDVFPEIKVGVAYILNGEIIPHFPEGY from the exons ATGTCTGAGAATGGCGCCTCAGCTCCCCCCGTCCCCAACGGCGAGTGTGCCGCGCGCCCGCCCGGCAACAAGGTGACCGTGGTGCTGGGGGCCCAGTGGGGCGACGAGGGCAAGGGCAAGCTGGTGGATCTGCTGGCGCAGGACGCGGACATCGTCTGCAGGTGCCAG GGAGGCAACAATGCTGGGCATACTGTTGTTGTAGATTCTGTGGAATATGATTTTCATCTCTTACCCAGTGGGATCATCAATCCAAAAGTCATTGCATTCATTG GAAATGGTGTGGTGATTCACTTGCCAGGACTGTTTGAAGaagcagagaaaaatgtaaaaaaaggaaaag gaCTAGAAGGCTGGGAAAAACGATTAATAATTTCTGACAGAGCTCATATTG TATTTGACTTTCATCAGGCTGCAGATGGCATTCAAGAACAACAAAGACAAGAGCAAGCAGGAAAGAA CTTGGGAACTACTAAAAAAGGGATTGGTCCAGTGTATTCTTCGAAAGCAGCTCGAAGTGGGCTCAGAATGTGTGATCTTGTTTCCGATTTCGGTGAATTTTCTGAGAG GTTCAAAGTGTTAGCTAACCAGTACAAAGCTATATATCCAACCTTAGAGATAGACCTTGAAGGGGAATTGAAAAAACTCAAG GGCTACATAGAAAGGATTAAACCAATGGTGAGAGATGGTGTTTATTTCATACATGAGGCTCTACATGGACCACCAAAGAAAATCTTAGTAGAAGGTGCAAATGCAGCATTACTGGACATTGATTTTG ggACGTATCCTTTTGTGACCTCTTCGAATTGTACAGTTGGAGGCGTTTGCACAGGTTTGGGTATGCCACCTCAGAATGTTGGGGAAGTATATGGAGTTGTAAAAGCATATACAACCAGAGTTGGAATTGGTGCCTTTCCTACAGAACAAGATAAC GAAATTGGAGAATTGCTGCAGACACGAGGTAAGGAGGTTGGCGTGACCACTGGTAGAAAAAGAAGATGTGGCTGGCTGGATCTTGTGTTACTCAGATACGCCCACATGATTAATGGATTTACTGC attggcTGTAACAAAATTGGATATCTTGGATGTATTTCCAGAAATCAAAGTTGGAGTTGCTTACATACTAAATGGTGAAATCATACCTCATTTTCCTG
- the ADSS2 gene encoding adenylosuccinate synthetase isozyme 2 isoform X2: MSENGASAPPVPNGECAARPPGNKVTVVLGAQWGDEGKGKLVDLLAQDADIVCRCQGGNNAGHTVVVDSVEYDFHLLPSGIINPKVIAFIGNGVVIHLPGLFEEAEKNVKKGKGLEGWEKRLIISDRAHIVFDFHQAADGIQEQQRQEQAGKNLGTTKKGIGPVYSSKAARSGLRMCDLVSDFGEFSERFKVLANQYKAIYPTLEIDLEGELKKLKGYIERIKPMVRDGVYFIHEALHGPPKKILVEGANAALLDIDFGTYPFVTSSNCTVGGVCTGLGMPPQNVGEVYGVVKAYTTRVGIGAFPTEQDNEIGELLQTRGKEVGVTTGRKRRCGWLDLVLLRYAHMINGFTALAVTKLDILDVFPEIKVGVAYILNGEIIPHFPVHNS; encoded by the exons ATGTCTGAGAATGGCGCCTCAGCTCCCCCCGTCCCCAACGGCGAGTGTGCCGCGCGCCCGCCCGGCAACAAGGTGACCGTGGTGCTGGGGGCCCAGTGGGGCGACGAGGGCAAGGGCAAGCTGGTGGATCTGCTGGCGCAGGACGCGGACATCGTCTGCAGGTGCCAG GGAGGCAACAATGCTGGGCATACTGTTGTTGTAGATTCTGTGGAATATGATTTTCATCTCTTACCCAGTGGGATCATCAATCCAAAAGTCATTGCATTCATTG GAAATGGTGTGGTGATTCACTTGCCAGGACTGTTTGAAGaagcagagaaaaatgtaaaaaaaggaaaag gaCTAGAAGGCTGGGAAAAACGATTAATAATTTCTGACAGAGCTCATATTG TATTTGACTTTCATCAGGCTGCAGATGGCATTCAAGAACAACAAAGACAAGAGCAAGCAGGAAAGAA CTTGGGAACTACTAAAAAAGGGATTGGTCCAGTGTATTCTTCGAAAGCAGCTCGAAGTGGGCTCAGAATGTGTGATCTTGTTTCCGATTTCGGTGAATTTTCTGAGAG GTTCAAAGTGTTAGCTAACCAGTACAAAGCTATATATCCAACCTTAGAGATAGACCTTGAAGGGGAATTGAAAAAACTCAAG GGCTACATAGAAAGGATTAAACCAATGGTGAGAGATGGTGTTTATTTCATACATGAGGCTCTACATGGACCACCAAAGAAAATCTTAGTAGAAGGTGCAAATGCAGCATTACTGGACATTGATTTTG ggACGTATCCTTTTGTGACCTCTTCGAATTGTACAGTTGGAGGCGTTTGCACAGGTTTGGGTATGCCACCTCAGAATGTTGGGGAAGTATATGGAGTTGTAAAAGCATATACAACCAGAGTTGGAATTGGTGCCTTTCCTACAGAACAAGATAAC GAAATTGGAGAATTGCTGCAGACACGAGGTAAGGAGGTTGGCGTGACCACTGGTAGAAAAAGAAGATGTGGCTGGCTGGATCTTGTGTTACTCAGATACGCCCACATGATTAATGGATTTACTGC attggcTGTAACAAAATTGGATATCTTGGATGTATTTCCAGAAATCAAAGTTGGAGTTGCTTACATACTAAATGGTGAAATCATACCTCATTTTCCTG tccacaattcttga